A genomic region of Bubalus kerabau isolate K-KA32 ecotype Philippines breed swamp buffalo chromosome 10, PCC_UOA_SB_1v2, whole genome shotgun sequence contains the following coding sequences:
- the CALM1 gene encoding calmodulin-1 isoform X2, which produces MADQLTEEQIAEFKEAFSLFDKDGDGTITTKELGTVMRSLGQNPTEAELQDMINEVDADGNGTIDFPEFLTMMARKMKDTDSEEEIREAFRVFDKDGNGYISAAELRHVMTNLGEKLTDEEVDEMIREADIDGDGQVNYEEFVQMMTAK; this is translated from the exons ATG GCTGATCAGCTGACCGAAGAGCAGATTGCTG AATTCAAGGAGGCTTTCTCCCTGTTTGACAAAGATGGTGATGGCACCATCACCACCAAGGAACTTGGAACCGTCATGAGGTCGTTGGGCCAGAACCCAACAGAAGCCGAATTGCAGGACATGATCAACGAGGTGGACGCTGATG gtAATGGCACCATTGACTTCCCAGAatttttgactatgatggctagaAAAATGAAGGACACCGACAGTGAAGAAGAAATCCGCGAGGCATTCCGAGTCTTTGATAAG GATGGCAACGGTTACATCAGCGCCGCAGAGCTCCGCCACGTCATGACAAACCTGGGAGAGAAACTAACAGATGAGGAAGTAGATGAGATGATCAGAGAAGCAGACATCGATGGAGACGGGCAAGTCAACTATGAAG AATTcgtacagatgatgactgcaaaaTGA
- the CALM1 gene encoding calmodulin-1 isoform X1, producing MQADQLTEEQIAEFKEAFSLFDKDGDGTITTKELGTVMRSLGQNPTEAELQDMINEVDADGNGTIDFPEFLTMMARKMKDTDSEEEIREAFRVFDKDGNGYISAAELRHVMTNLGEKLTDEEVDEMIREADIDGDGQVNYEEFVQMMTAK from the exons atgcagGCTGATCAGCTGACCGAAGAGCAGATTGCTG AATTCAAGGAGGCTTTCTCCCTGTTTGACAAAGATGGTGATGGCACCATCACCACCAAGGAACTTGGAACCGTCATGAGGTCGTTGGGCCAGAACCCAACAGAAGCCGAATTGCAGGACATGATCAACGAGGTGGACGCTGATG gtAATGGCACCATTGACTTCCCAGAatttttgactatgatggctagaAAAATGAAGGACACCGACAGTGAAGAAGAAATCCGCGAGGCATTCCGAGTCTTTGATAAG GATGGCAACGGTTACATCAGCGCCGCAGAGCTCCGCCACGTCATGACAAACCTGGGAGAGAAACTAACAGATGAGGAAGTAGATGAGATGATCAGAGAAGCAGACATCGATGGAGACGGGCAAGTCAACTATGAAG AATTcgtacagatgatgactgcaaaaTGA